From the genome of Impatiens glandulifera chromosome 9, dImpGla2.1, whole genome shotgun sequence, one region includes:
- the LOC124914124 gene encoding probable UDP-3-O-acylglucosamine N-acyltransferase 2, mitochondrial isoform X1: protein MTLRKLLLSANIGKSEQTFRLIFSNLPIAEVSHFSSGSPTSISTSYRNFSHFADDSVISKRLEDNCRNGYQEFMHWKNGGGTFHRSASIAETAVIEYGAIIHPEAVIGENAHIASGTIIGPAVTVGRSTKTGYNVVLSNCVIGDSCVIHNGVCIGQDGFGFFLDEHGEMVKKPQMLKAMVGNHVEIGANSCIDRGSWRDTAIGDHTKIDNLVQIGHNVIIGKYCMLCGQVGIAGSAMIGDYVTFGGRVAVRDHVSIVSKVRLAANSCVTKNISEEGDYGGFPAVPIKEWRRQVARQRQLGSSHHQNKN from the exons ATGACGCTCAGGAAACTTCTATTATCTGCCAATATCGGAAAGTCCGAACAAACTTTCCGTTTAATATTTAGTAACTTACCTATTGCCGAGGTTTCTCATTTTTCTTCCGGCAGCCCCACGTCCATCTCCACCAGTTACCGGAATTTCTCCCACTTTGCGGATGACTCAGTAATTTCTAAAAG GTTAGAGGATAATTGTAGAAATGGTTATCAAGAATTTATGCATTGGAAAAATGGAGGAGGAACATTCCATAGGTCAGCATCCATTGCTGAAACAGCTGTGATTGAATATGGAGCCATAATTCATCCCGAAGCTGTTATTGGTGAAAATGCTCATATAGCATCAGGTACTATAATTGGACCTGCAGTTACTGTGGGACGATCCACCAAGACAGG GTATAATGTTGTCTTGAGTAATTGTGTGATAGGTGATTCATGTGTTATACACAATGGAGTCTGCATTGGTCAAGATG GATTTGGTTTTTTCTTGGATGAGCATGGAGAGATGGTGAAGAAACCTCAG ATGCTGAAAGCAATGGTAGGGAATCATGTTGAGATAGGGGCAAATTCATGTATTGACAGGGGCAG TTGGAGAGACACGGCCATAGGAGATCATACAAAAATAGATAATTTAGTTCAG ATTGGGCACAATGTAATTATAGGGAAATATTGCATGCTTTGTGGGCAAGTTGGTATTGCAGGTTCAgcaat GATCGGTGACTATGTAACTTTTGGTGGAAGAGTAGCAGTTCGTGATCATGTCTCAATTGTATCAAAG GTAAGGTTAGCGGCGAATAGCTGTGTAACGAAGAACATCAGTGAAGAGGGCGACTATGGTGGCTTCCCTGCT GTCCCAATCAAGGAGTGGAGAAGACAAGTTGCCAGGCAAAGACAACTAGGAAGTTCACATCATCAAAACAA AAATTGA
- the LOC124914124 gene encoding probable UDP-3-O-acylglucosamine N-acyltransferase 2, mitochondrial isoform X2 — protein sequence MTLRKLLLSANIGKSEQTFRLIFSNLPIAEVSHFSSGSPTSISTSYRNFSHFADDSVISKRLEDNCRNGYQEFMHWKNGGGTFHRSASIAETAVIEYGAIIHPEAVIGENAHIASGTIIGPAVTVGRSTKTGYNVVLSNCVIGDSCVIHNGVCIGQDGFGFFLDEHGEMVKKPQMLKAMVGNHVEIGANSCIDRGSWRDTAIGDHTKIDNLVQIGHNVIIGKYCMLCGQVGIAGSAMIGDYVTFGGRVAVRDHVSIVSKVRLAANSCVTKNISEEGDYGGFPAVPIKEWRRQVARQRQLGSSHHQNK from the exons ATGACGCTCAGGAAACTTCTATTATCTGCCAATATCGGAAAGTCCGAACAAACTTTCCGTTTAATATTTAGTAACTTACCTATTGCCGAGGTTTCTCATTTTTCTTCCGGCAGCCCCACGTCCATCTCCACCAGTTACCGGAATTTCTCCCACTTTGCGGATGACTCAGTAATTTCTAAAAG GTTAGAGGATAATTGTAGAAATGGTTATCAAGAATTTATGCATTGGAAAAATGGAGGAGGAACATTCCATAGGTCAGCATCCATTGCTGAAACAGCTGTGATTGAATATGGAGCCATAATTCATCCCGAAGCTGTTATTGGTGAAAATGCTCATATAGCATCAGGTACTATAATTGGACCTGCAGTTACTGTGGGACGATCCACCAAGACAGG GTATAATGTTGTCTTGAGTAATTGTGTGATAGGTGATTCATGTGTTATACACAATGGAGTCTGCATTGGTCAAGATG GATTTGGTTTTTTCTTGGATGAGCATGGAGAGATGGTGAAGAAACCTCAG ATGCTGAAAGCAATGGTAGGGAATCATGTTGAGATAGGGGCAAATTCATGTATTGACAGGGGCAG TTGGAGAGACACGGCCATAGGAGATCATACAAAAATAGATAATTTAGTTCAG ATTGGGCACAATGTAATTATAGGGAAATATTGCATGCTTTGTGGGCAAGTTGGTATTGCAGGTTCAgcaat GATCGGTGACTATGTAACTTTTGGTGGAAGAGTAGCAGTTCGTGATCATGTCTCAATTGTATCAAAG GTAAGGTTAGCGGCGAATAGCTGTGTAACGAAGAACATCAGTGAAGAGGGCGACTATGGTGGCTTCCCTGCT GTCCCAATCAAGGAGTGGAGAAGACAAGTTGCCAGGCAAAGACAACTAGGAAGTTCACATCATCAAAACAAGTGA